The sequence AGAAAGAGTCAGATGTGATTGAAAATATCCTTTTGCTTGACAAGATAAGGACCAAGGAGATCCTTACTCCAAGAACCGTTGTTTTTGCACTCAATGGTGACCGAAGTATCAAAGATATCATTGAAAATGAACCGGCAATATTTAAGTTTTCAAGAATACCGGTGTATGATGAGAGCATTGAAAATATTACCGGTATTGTGATGACCAAAAAGATCTTTAAACAGGCACTGAAAGATGACAATGTCTCACTGCATACAGTGAAAAAAGATATATTTAAAATCAGTGAGAACCTGCCTGTCTCTAAAGCACTGGATCTTTTCATCAAGAAAAAAGAGCATATGTTCCTGGTCGTCGACGGTTATGATCAAACCGAAGGGATCGTGACACTTGAAGATTGTGTTGAGACGATACTGGGTGTTGAGATCGTTGATGAGAGTGACAGTGATGCTGATATGAGAGAAGTGGCAAAACAGAAGATGCGTCTCAAGCGTAGGTTAGAGAGTATTTCTAACGAAGAAGAGTAAGGCTTACTGTGTCATTGGCTACACTTGGATTATCTCCAGAGATATTAAAAGCACTGATTGAAAAAGGGTATGAGTCTGCCACGCCTATCCAGAAAGCACTGATACCCGCTATGTTCACGGGTCGGGACATTATGGCCGGTGCACAGACAGGTACAGGAAAGACTGCAGGATTTTCTCTCCCTATACTCCAAGAACTCAGTAAAAATTTTCTTGAAGGACAACATTATCCTAAAGCAGTGATTTTGGTACCTACAAGGGAACTGGCCAAGCAGGTACATGCAAGTATAGAAGCGTATGGCAAGTATCTTCCTCTGAAAAGTATGGTACTTTATGGCGGTGCAAACTTGACATCACAGGCGAACAGGCTTAAAGCAGGGGTAGATATCATTGTCGCTACAAGCGGACGTCTCCTGGAACACATAGGGCAAAAAAATATCAACCTGGAAAGTGTTGCCTATCTCGTGTTGGATGAAGCAGATACGATCCTGGATATGGGCTTTGTGCATGAGGTGAGCAAGATACTTCAGCACCTTCCGGATAAGCGGCAGAATGTACTGATATCCGCAACACTCTCCGGGTCTGTAAAAAGACTCGCAGAACAGATACTCCAAAAGCCCAAACTCATAGAAGTGGACAGTATGGGAACTTCTGCCCATACGGTAGAGCAGATTGTCTATCCTGTTGAGAAAGAGAAGAAAACCGAGCTGCTCTCCTACCTCATAGGTTCACGAAATTATAAGCAGGTACTTGTCTTCACACGTAAAAAAGAAGTAGCTGATGAAGTGGGCAAAGAGTTGAATCTTTCAGGGCTCACAACAGCGGTGATCCATGGTGGTAAAAGTTCCGGGGAGAGAGCTAGAGCACTTGAAGGCTTTAAAGAGGGAAAAGTTCGTGTACTTGTTGCGACGGATATCGCAGCACGGGGACTGGATATCCCAGCCTTAGGTGTGGTCATGAACTATGATATCCCTCATGTCACAGGAGACTACATACACCGCATAGGGCGTACGGGAAGGGCAGGGGCGAAAGGATTGGCTATTACGCTTATCTCACCTCTGGAAACAGTGGCACTGAAAGAGGTAGAGCGTCTTATGGGCAAGCGTATTCCCCAGGAGAAACTCGATGGGTATGCCCCTAAAGAAATACCTAAACAAAAAGGTGCACGTAAAAACCCCAATGAACATAAAAAGACAGATGGGGCTTTTGGTAAAAAGAAAAATAAAACAGCGGCCGCACCTAAGAGTAAAAAACGTAAAACCACCAAACGTGACGGCTTTAAAGCATTTGATGCTGCGAAACCGAAGACGGATAAGAAGGATAAAAAACGCAGAAGAGGCAGGAAATAATTTCCTGTTAAGTGGGTTTTACCAGGGGGTAAGCCACTTATTAAGCTCTGACATCATTTAAAAATGCCAGGGTGAGCGTATTTTTACCTTCGATGCGTTTTTTCTTGACAGTCAGTTTTACACTGTGGAAAAGAAAAAGTTCACCTGCATAGTTGATTCCCAACACGAAAGTATATTCTCCAAAAATAAATTTTTTCATCCCTTTTGCTTCAGGTTTTTTGGTAGGATTCTTGATATAGAAACAGACTTCATTAGGAAAATCGCTTGTACGTTTATCATCATCGTTCAAAATTACTTCACCTAACTCAGAGGTTACTTGAACAGAGAGCTTCGAATCGAGCTCATGTGCTCTTATCGTATAATCACCAAATGTAAATAGCATTCATATATCCTTGTTTATTAGATGAAATATTATATCTTTTATTACATGGTTTTATATAGATTTTTGTATAAATAATACGCAAATTGACGATACCATGTAACCTTCTGGAATCTGTTTTATGATTTTATCGTTTATATTTCCTTCAAAGAAAATTTCCCAATCTCTTCTAAAAATGTAGTAGCATACGAACCCTTGGGAAGATAAAATTCAACAGTAAGTTTTTTGGTATTGCTGTCATATTCTGTTTCGACATTCTTAGGCCATATCCATGCAAAACGCCTATCCCCTTTCAGCGAGTTCAATTCCGTATCATCATAGGATTCTTCGAGATGATAGGCATCACTTTTGGCTCTGAGTGCATTGGCACCGCATAGCAGTCCGGTAGGGGAGATCTTCTTTTGTTCGAAGGCTTGAGCGCTTTGCAGCATATCTTTGATATAATCCATTTTCCCGTAAGGATAGGGCATGATGATATCACCGATAAAGAGTTTGAAAAACTGAGGCTGTTTGGCCAAGATTTTCACCAGTTCCAGCGGATATTTGAGTTTTTTAGCTGCTTCTCCTGTTTTATTGTCCCTAATGATGGCAGAGAGTTTTACTCTCGAAGCAAGCCATTGGTTGTAAAGGTAGCTCTGGTAGGCTGAAACAAGCAGTTTTTCTTTGCTTCCTTTCAGACGTTTCCCTGAATGGGCTATCTCTTTTCCCTGCAGATAGGAACGGCTGTCTTCTCCAAAACGTTGGTAACCATAATAGTTCGGTATGCCGTCAACCTGCATTTTTTTTGCAGTGGTATTGAAAAATTTTGCTTCGTTTTCAGCAACTTTATGCAAGACAATGGAAAAACGATTGCCTTTGAGGTGTCCTATTTTGATAGGCGCTTTGTTGTAGGTACGTTCCAGTATTTCGATCTTCTCTGTAGTAAGGTTCTTGTTCAGTTCTTTTTCGTACTTTTTTGGAAGTGAAATGTACTGTATGGTAGTGGCATTTTTATCTTTAAGACCTGCATAGCCGATGTCACGTTCCTGCAGGCCGGTTGCCTTGGCAAGGACCGTAACCAGTTTCCATGTGCTCATATCGGTTTTTTTGATCTTGAGTATGAGGTAATTCCCTGTACCGCTGAAAGCGTAAAGAGGTATCTCTTCAACAAAAAATCGCTCAACTGTCTGTTTAAAGTCGAACTTTAGCGGGGTATGGTTATAGGCATAGGTCTTTATGTGATTCATGACGAGATTATACCGAAATAATGATGTAAGCTGGAGATATGATCATGAATTGAAAGGTTTATTGGGACTTTTTTATATTTGAATCATATATTATAACTTAATATATGATAGACTTATGGATAAAATTTTTGGGAGGATGAATGATGAAATCATTAAAATTTGAGGGGAGCGGTAGAGAGTATTTCAAAATATGGATCGTGAATGTACTCTTGACGATAGTGACATTAGGATTCTACTATCCATGGGCAAAAGTGCGTAATCGTCGTTATTTTTATGCCAATTCTATACTGGATGGCAGAAACTTTGAGTATCATGCAACAGGAAAACAACTTTTTATAGGTTTTTTGGTGGCAATGAGCCTTTTTATTGCCTATGTGGTGATCCAGCAGCTTTCAACTATAGGGAGTGTTATCTTGATTGGTGCTTTGTTTATAGCGGTACCTTGGCTCATATGGAGAAGTATGATGTTCAATATGCGTATGACAAGTTTTTCAAATGTACGTTTTGGTTTTGTAGGTAAACTTCGTGATTCGTATATGAACTTCTTTGTCTATCCTGCTCTTTTAATGATCGGGTATGTTGTATTGGCGATCGGTGTGGAGGTATTGATGCCTATCTTAGGTATGGGATTGACGTCTCTGATCTCAATGATTGTATTTTTAACCTTTATTGTGTTTGCTGTCTCTTTTATCAAAAAGAAAAATACTGAATATTTCATCAACCTCTCACGTTATGGACAGGGGATCTTTCAAACAAATGTCAAGACAAAAGAGTTTATGAACATTATGGTCAAAACGGTAGGTATAGCACTATTGACCATGCTTATTACAGCATTGATCATAGGTGCTTTGGTGTATGCAACCGTAGGACTTGAAACACTTGTTTCTATTCAGGAAGCAGCTAATGATCCTCAAATGATGCAGGCACAGATGGCTGCAATTTTGCCTATTGTAGGGTTGGCTTACTTAGGGATGATACTTGCATCTATGTTCATTATGGCATATGCTATGACAAGACAACGTACCTATGTCTATCAAAATACTACTTTAGATGATGAAATCTCTTTTGGTTCTACACTCAAAGCAAAACAACTCGCATGGGTAATGATGACAAACTTTTTGGCTGTTATCGCAACATTAGGACTTGCTATGCCATGGGCAAAAGTAAGGGTTGCAAGGGTCATGTTGGAAAATACACAAGTGCATACTGGTGCAGGGTTTGATCAATATATGACACAAAAACAAAATGAATCGTCATCATTGGGAGAACAGATAGGTGATGCCTTTGATGTAGATGTAGGACTAGGTTTTTAAAGATATGATACAGGGCAAGTGGTATGCACAAGGAAGTGCAGCATCTTTGGATGCGACACTTGCTGCAACATCAGAACATACTTATGTGATCAAGATAGAAAATGGCACTTTATACGAAGGTAAGTTGTCTGCATTACATGTAGGCAATAGACTGGGAAACACAGAACGAAAGATCACCCTTGAAGATGGCTCCATCTTCGCTACAAAAGAAAATGACTTTATTGATCATACATTTAAAAAACATTTGTTAGGCAATCGCTTGATCCATACGCTGGAGTCAAAGATGAGATGGGTGTTTGTTGCACTTGTGATCACAGTATTTACTACCTTTGGATTTTTTAAATGGGGTGTACCGTGGAGCAGTACAAAGATAGCACATCTGCTGCCGCATGAAACCAATGAACTTATTGCTTCGCATACGTTAGATTTTCTTGATAAGTATATCTTTCAAAAGAGTCAGATCCCGCAATCTAAAATGGAAGAGATACGCCAACATTTTACATCTAAATTAGTTCCATTAAATGAAGACAAAGAGATACATTACAGACTGCATTTTCGTTTATGGAGTGATGGGAACTTAAGTATACCCAATGCATTGGCATTGCCTTCGGGAGATATTATTTTAACAGATAAATTTGTAGAACTATCAAAGACTCAAGATGAAATTGATTCTGTACTATTGCATGAGATGGGGCATGTGGTACATCGTCATACTTTAGAGACGGTGATCGAAAGTACATTTATCACCGTGACTACAATGATGATAGTGGGAGATAGTAACGGATTGGCAGATATGGGCGTAGGGCTAGGTTCCCTTCTTGTAAGCAGCAGTTATTCGCGTGGCCATGAATCTGAAGCAGATCACTATGCATTTGAGCAGATGCTTACGGCCAAGATAGACCCGATAGCATTTTCAGATATTATGAATCGTATGACGTCATATATGGAGATATCAGGTAAAAATGATAAGAACAGCGAAGTGTCCAATGAGGATGTTTTGGATTATTTATCTTCCCACCCTACGACCAAAGAGCGTGTCAAGATAGCACAACAGTACAGTCAATGTTTCAAAAAAGGTTTGACTAGCTGTGAAATAGTCTTAGAGTCACAATAAAATTTAACCGCATTTCCCGGGCGCACATTTCATACCGTTAAATTGTCCTGTCAATGTGCCATCAGTACTTCCTTCATGCATTTTATCCATTCTCTCTTTCATCATTTGTGGATGTGCAATGAAATTGTAACCTTTATAAAGGGTGATCCCTCCATAGAGAATGACAAGAAGAGACGCCAACTTCATCATGGTACCTCGGAGGGATCCTTTTTGCAGGATCTTTGTGAGGAAGCCTAAAAAGAAAAGTGCGGGGATAGTAGCCAATCCAAAGGTCGCCATCACCAAGGCCCCGGAAAGAGGATCAGCAGTACTTGCCGCAAAAATAGCAAAAGAGTAGACAAGTCCGCAAGGGATGATACCATTGAGCAAACCTAAAAGATAAAAGCTTAGATACGATTTGTCCGACATGAGTGCTCTAAAGCTCTTTTGATACCAGGCATATTTGGAAACGGACCATTCAGCGGAGTTTAGGAATTTGAGGTTTCCTATAAGAGAGAGACCTGCGAGTATCATCAGTATACCCGTGATGAGAAAAAGTATCCCTTTGGTTGTAGGCGTAAAGGCGACCACTTGACCCACATAACCAAATATTGCACCTAAAATGGCATAGGTCGTAACACGTCCAAAGTTATAGGCCAAGTGTGAAGCTGTCTGTTGCAGATAACTTGTTCTTTGATCTATTTTTGTAGAAGAGTACGCAACGACGATCCCGCCGCACATACCAATACAATGTCCAACACTTCCTAAAAAAGCGGTTGTTAAGATAATAATTAAATCTATATTGCCCATTGAGACAGCCTCTTTTGTAAATAGTGATAAAACTATAGTATTATTTTGTTAAAATAATGTTAATAAATCATAAGGGCCGTATTGTGTTTAAATTTTTAAAACGTAATATCATAAAAATGTTTAGAGAATTACTTGTCTACCATCATAGTTCTTTAGAGTATAGAGCGAAGATCCTCACCCTTATGGTTTCAGCAAATGGCGAGATCTGTGAATGCGAAAAACAAAAACTTAAAGAGATAGCACACAGCATTTATAGTGATAATCAGGAGAGAGCAGAACTTCTCATCGATACGGTCAATGAATACCATACCAAGATCATAACCAATAATGGACTGGATTTTGAGCATCTTATTATGTTGGTTGAAAATGAGACCAGAGAGGTACCTCGTTTTACATCAAAGATAGACATCGGGCTTCTAATGCAGCTGCATGAATGTATGGACAGTGAAGAGGATACTCTGTTCCAGCAGCGTATTGTAGAATTTTTACAGGGTCTTAAGGACGAATATGGAGTGGTATAGATTTATTATATTTGGTAAAGTACAAGGTGTATTTTATCGCAAGTTTGTTTCTCATGCTATGATGAAGAAACAATATAAGGGATACATACAGAATCTTAATGATGGTACAGTTGAAGTAGTGGCTGAAGTATTTGATGATGATTTCGATACGTTTTTGGCCATTTTGAATGAAGGATCACCATCGAGTTTAGTAGAGGATATCCGATATGAGATCATTCATGATGCAGAATTTACAACCGATGGTTTTGAAATACGATATTAGGAGGTTCTTAGTATGAGTAGTGGATGGACATGTCAATATATGGGAACAAATGGAGAAGAGAAAGAGTGGTGTATCAAACTTTCTCATAAGTGTGATCCTGGATGTAAAGGATGTGTCATTTATAATCAAGTGACATTTTCTGAGCCTAATATCTCTGAAGAACAGCAGCGTAAGGTTAAAAAACGTAGTGATAATCCTTTAAAAGGATAGAGATTCGAAATTGAATCATCTTGATAGTATAAACAAACACAGTAGGCTTCTTTAATACTTCCTATTCATTTTTCTGTAGACCAAACAGTGCTTGCTCCCAAAGTAATAAGCATGGTAAATCAAGACACAATTTTATTCATTGGCATAATATTAGATTATTTTCAGAGGCGAACTAGGAGTGTTGATGAGAAGAAGTACTGTTTTTAAGTTCTAAACAAAGAAATCAATCATAGTATGCTTTCCCGCAAGCTAAAGCTTGGGGATGATCTTAAAGAGCTCTAGAGACAATAATGGCTATAGCCATCTCTTGTGCCGCGAGGATGGAGTTTCGCGTTGCAAAAAGGTTCGCACTTTGAAACTGCTGTGTGGTGATAAAGGTATCAGCCACCATTCCGATATTGTCGGCCATGGCCAGGATGGTATCGCCCATCTCTCCGATCCGATCTGCCATGATTCCAATATCGGCTGAAAGCTGAAGCATACTGTTGAGCGAGTCTTGGAGTGTCACTGTCGATGTTGACGGTTCTAGCCCTTGGATCGCAATAACATAGCCATCAACCGCCGTTGCGATAAAGGTTAGCATAGTCGACATATCATAAAGCTGCATCATCGACATATCATCGATATAAAGTGTGCCGTTTGCCGCATCACTCTTGATCGCGCTGCTGAGTGCAGTGACCTGTTGAAGAAAGTTTTTGACGTCATCTTCGACACCTTGTAACTGGTATCTCATCGTCCATGGGTTGAGCATGACTGAGTGCATACGTGAAGAGAGCTCCATACCATCAGAGATAATCGCATTGTATTCAAGTTCACGTGTGCTCGTCTCAATGACCGAGACCAGTGTTAATGCATTGGTCTGTGTCTGTAGCAGTGTATCGATACTGGTGGTCATGTTTGCGCTCTGTATCTCTTGAGTCATGATGATGCGATCAGCCATGATGTCGATATTGTCTGCCATGACAAGAATCTTGTCTGACATTTCTCCAATTCTGTCTGCCATCGTACCGATATCATCTGAGAGCTGCAGCATAGAGGTAATGCCGTCTTTGATAGTTAGTTCCGAGGCTGTATTGTCAAGCTGCTGCAGGTCAAGTGAGAGTCGCAGTGATTCATTGGCCAGGCTTAGGTTTGTTGCTGAAAGTTGTTCAAGAGCATTGAGACTATCGGCATCGATCTGTAACGGGGCAGAGAGGTTTTCATCTACAGCAGTGATGGCATTGACCATATCGCGTGCCTTCTGGTTCATTTGTACCAACGGTGCACAGACTGAAGAGGCATTGAGCTCAAGTGTGCTCAATTCACTTCTAAACGTTTCAGACTGAAGAACAAGACCTTGCAGGTCATCATTCAAGGCTGCGCCTGCCGGCATACCCATAAAAAGCATAAAAACAGTAGCAGTGCCAATAAAGTTGTTCCATAGTTGTTTCATCCGGTTCTCCTTTTTCTTACAGTCCGTAGGACTCAATAGTATTGATCGTGATATTTTGCGCAGTGGTCAGGGAATCAACAGTATAAGCCATGTTTGATGCCTGTATTCCTTCTACCTCGACGATCCGATTGCTCATTACACCAATGTTGTCGGCCATGACAATGATCTTGGCACTCATCTCCATGATACGGTCACTCATGATTCTAATATCCTGTACCAGCTCCAGCATGGAATTCGTGGCATCAGAAAGGATAGGTGTACTCGTTAACGGAGCAAGGAGCTGTACGGTTCGGGCAAAATTCTCGGTACTCTGAGCCAGAGCCCTGTGAATCTCTGAGAGATCGCTGAAATAGGTTAGTGTATCACCATTGATATAGTGTGAAGCCATTGCACTGTTGATACTGACGAATGTATAGAGGCTAACGACTTTTCCCATCAATTGTGCAGATTGTGCTTGTAGCTGGTTCAATTCATCTGCCATATTCAAGTTGGTAAGTATAGTTGTCTGCATATCAGAATCCAGCGTATCGCCGTCTGATTGGATCTGATCAAGTGTAAGATTGTATACTACGGACGAAAGAGAGCTGGTAAGTGCACCTATATTCTCCTGAGTCGTCAGCAGAGAAGCTTGAATGAACTGCATATTTGTGCTTTGCAGTGTCATAGTAAAGACGATTTTATCCGCCATCGAACCTATATTGTCGGCCATGATTAGGATACGATTGGCCATCTCAAGGATACGGTCGGCCATCGTACCGATGTCGTCGGAAAGACGTAATACAGCACTGAGACCGGCCCTGTATTCGAAAATATCGGCAACCGATTCGATACTATTGAGCTCCAATGCTATGCGCATACTCTCTTGGGCCATAGATCTGCTGATGTTACTGAGATCATCAAGTGATGTCAGATCTCCCTGTGTCAGGCTCAGAGGTGAAGAGAGCTGAGCATAGACCATCTCGATACTTTCGATATATGTTTCAATAGAGGTGTTAAGGGTACCCAGCTGGGAACAGTCATCCCCCTGATCAAAACTGAATGAAGAGAGATTAGAATCAAGAGAATTCCCCTGGTTGACAAGACTCTGCATATCAGTCGAAAATGCCGCATGTGCATTCACCATAAACACTATAAGCAACAATGATGATGCTAAATATTTTTTTAACATAATGGTTTCCCCTATTTAATAATAATTTGTAATCATTATTATTTTAATTTATTATAAAAAAGTTTGGAATTATACATTCCATAGATTAAAGGAATATAAAATATATCGATGGTTCCCCCTTGGGTACATTATGAATGTATGTTTGTTTAAGAAGAGTATCGGCGATATTTGAACATTTTGTTTGATTGTCATGGATATGTCTTATAAAACCACAAAATCCATTTTATTTGATAGAGAGATGAATAGAAGCAGGGGAGTTACTACTTGAGATATTAGAGTTTTCTCCCTGCAGGGAGTTTACCTTACCTCTTTACCAAACTTCGCTTTGAGTTTCTGTAGTTTTGGAGGGATGACTGCCATACAGTAGCCCTGCATAGGATTTTGCTGGTAGTAGTCCTGATGGTAGGCTTCAGCTTTATAGTAGTTCTCGAGCGGTTCGATTTTCGTGACGATAGGATCGTTCCAGTCTGCCTGTGCCGCTTCCATAGTCGCTTCAGCAGCCTCTTTCGTCCCTTTATCGGTATAGAGGATGGTCGATCTGTACTGGGTGCCTCTGTCTGCACCTTGCCGGTTGAGTGTGGTAGGGTCATGTATCACAAAAAAGATCTTGAGTAACGTCTCTACAGTGATAATACTGTCATCATAGGTGATCTTGATTACCTCTGCGTATCCTGTGTCACCTGTACAGATATCTCTGTACGTTGGATTGGGAGTATGTCCGTTAGCGTACCCGCTCTCCACATCACTCACACCTTTAAGTAATTCAAATACGGCTTCAGTGCACCAGAAACATCCACCGCCCACTATAAGTTCTCGTTGCATTATCTATCCTTTTATTTCAGCAAAGCACGATGCATATCGTGTAATGTGCCTATTTTATTTATATTTATTTTATTCGCTATAATACCTAAGAAATTAAAAACTAATCTAAATAGGGAGTTTTTCTTATGAACGTGAATGTT is a genomic window of Sulfurovum sp. XGS-02 containing:
- a CDS encoding sulfite exporter TauE/SafE family protein, with the translated sequence MGNIDLIIILTTAFLGSVGHCIGMCGGIVVAYSSTKIDQRTSYLQQTASHLAYNFGRVTTYAILGAIFGYVGQVVAFTPTTKGILFLITGILMILAGLSLIGNLKFLNSAEWSVSKYAWYQKSFRALMSDKSYLSFYLLGLLNGIIPCGLVYSFAIFAASTADPLSGALVMATFGLATIPALFFLGFLTKILQKGSLRGTMMKLASLLVILYGGITLYKGYNFIAHPQMMKERMDKMHEGSTDGTLTGQFNGMKCAPGKCG
- a CDS encoding acylphosphatase — encoded protein: MEWYRFIIFGKVQGVFYRKFVSHAMMKKQYKGYIQNLNDGTVEVVAEVFDDDFDTFLAILNEGSPSSLVEDIRYEIIHDAEFTTDGFEIRY
- the msrA gene encoding peptide-methionine (S)-S-oxide reductase MsrA, with amino-acid sequence MQRELIVGGGCFWCTEAVFELLKGVSDVESGYANGHTPNPTYRDICTGDTGYAEVIKITYDDSIITVETLLKIFFVIHDPTTLNRQGADRGTQYRSTILYTDKGTKEAAEATMEAAQADWNDPIVTKIEPLENYYKAEAYHQDYYQQNPMQGYCMAVIPPKLQKLKAKFGKEVR
- a CDS encoding DEAD/DEAH box helicase; the protein is MSLATLGLSPEILKALIEKGYESATPIQKALIPAMFTGRDIMAGAQTGTGKTAGFSLPILQELSKNFLEGQHYPKAVILVPTRELAKQVHASIEAYGKYLPLKSMVLYGGANLTSQANRLKAGVDIIVATSGRLLEHIGQKNINLESVAYLVLDEADTILDMGFVHEVSKILQHLPDKRQNVLISATLSGSVKRLAEQILQKPKLIEVDSMGTSAHTVEQIVYPVEKEKKTELLSYLIGSRNYKQVLVFTRKKEVADEVGKELNLSGLTTAVIHGGKSSGERARALEGFKEGKVRVLVATDIAARGLDIPALGVVMNYDIPHVTGDYIHRIGRTGRAGAKGLAITLISPLETVALKEVERLMGKRIPQEKLDGYAPKEIPKQKGARKNPNEHKKTDGAFGKKKNKTAAAPKSKKRKTTKRDGFKAFDAAKPKTDKKDKKRRRGRK
- a CDS encoding M48 family metallopeptidase, translating into MIQGKWYAQGSAASLDATLAATSEHTYVIKIENGTLYEGKLSALHVGNRLGNTERKITLEDGSIFATKENDFIDHTFKKHLLGNRLIHTLESKMRWVFVALVITVFTTFGFFKWGVPWSSTKIAHLLPHETNELIASHTLDFLDKYIFQKSQIPQSKMEEIRQHFTSKLVPLNEDKEIHYRLHFRLWSDGNLSIPNALALPSGDIILTDKFVELSKTQDEIDSVLLHEMGHVVHRHTLETVIESTFITVTTMMIVGDSNGLADMGVGLGSLLVSSSYSRGHESEADHYAFEQMLTAKIDPIAFSDIMNRMTSYMEISGKNDKNSEVSNEDVLDYLSSHPTTKERVKIAQQYSQCFKKGLTSCEIVLESQ
- the truD gene encoding tRNA pseudouridine(13) synthase TruD; translated protein: MNHIKTYAYNHTPLKFDFKQTVERFFVEEIPLYAFSGTGNYLILKIKKTDMSTWKLVTVLAKATGLQERDIGYAGLKDKNATTIQYISLPKKYEKELNKNLTTEKIEILERTYNKAPIKIGHLKGNRFSIVLHKVAENEAKFFNTTAKKMQVDGIPNYYGYQRFGEDSRSYLQGKEIAHSGKRLKGSKEKLLVSAYQSYLYNQWLASRVKLSAIIRDNKTGEAAKKLKYPLELVKILAKQPQFFKLFIGDIIMPYPYGKMDYIKDMLQSAQAFEQKKISPTGLLCGANALRAKSDAYHLEESYDDTELNSLKGDRRFAWIWPKNVETEYDSNTKKLTVEFYLPKGSYATTFLEEIGKFSLKEI
- a CDS encoding YjgN family protein; protein product: MKSLKFEGSGREYFKIWIVNVLLTIVTLGFYYPWAKVRNRRYFYANSILDGRNFEYHATGKQLFIGFLVAMSLFIAYVVIQQLSTIGSVILIGALFIAVPWLIWRSMMFNMRMTSFSNVRFGFVGKLRDSYMNFFVYPALLMIGYVVLAIGVEVLMPILGMGLTSLISMIVFLTFIVFAVSFIKKKNTEYFINLSRYGQGIFQTNVKTKEFMNIMVKTVGIALLTMLITALIIGALVYATVGLETLVSIQEAANDPQMMQAQMAAILPIVGLAYLGMILASMFIMAYAMTRQRTYVYQNTTLDDEISFGSTLKAKQLAWVMMTNFLAVIATLGLAMPWAKVRVARVMLENTQVHTGAGFDQYMTQKQNESSSLGEQIGDAFDVDVGLGF